The Spirulina subsalsa PCC 9445 region CGCCCATTCCTCCAAACACTGGCAGTCAGCTACAGAGTTTTGGGATCTCCTGTTTAACAATATTTGTGTAATTTGTGGCTGGATTTTTCTCAGTCATTTATGGGGGGTTGGGCTATTTTGGAGTATTTACTCCATCACCCTGGGTTGTTCTGCGACTATTTTTATTTGGATCTTCTTTGTACAACACATTTTTGAGGGATCTTATGCCCACAAAACAGCAGGCTGGGATTATGTTTTAGGAGCAGTTAAGGGAAGCAGTTATTTAGAATTGCCAGCCCTTTTGAGGTGGTTTACCGCCGATATTGGCTACCACAATATTCATCATCTCTCCTCTAGAATTCCTAATTACCATCTCGCCGCTTGTCATGCGGAAAATCGTCATTTACTCTCCGAGGTGAAGACATTGCACATCAGAGACTTATTCGACTGTTGCCAGTTCTTGCTGTGGGATGGGGAGTCAAACCGCCTAATAAGTATTGCCTCCTTTCGTGAGCAAACCTAAACCCTAGGGAATCTAGATTCGTCTGCCCCAATCGTCCAGAAACCTTAAAAATGACCCAAGATTAATCAAATTCAGCCATGTTTAACCTTGTACTAATTACCCTTGCTGTTCTGTTATTTGCCCTGTTTTTCGGATTAGCCATCTACCTTTTCTTTCCTCGGAAATATCAATCCACTGATTCCGTCGCTAACTCCTATGATGATTGGACTAATGACGGTATCCTTGAATTTTATTGGGGAGAACATATCCACCTCGGTCACTATGGCTCCCCCCCTCAACGCAAGGATTTCCTCAAAGCCAAGGAGGATTTTGTTCATGAAATGGTGCGCTGGGGGGGATTAGAGGGGCTTCCGGCTGGTACGACGGTTTTAGATGTGGGATGTGGGATTGGGGGGAGTAGTCGCATTCTGGCGCAAGATTACGGCTTTGCTGTGACAGGTGTTACGATTAGTCCTCAGCAGGTCAAACGCGCTCAGGAACTCACTCCTCCGGGTCTGATGGCTCAGTTTCAGGTGGATGATGCTTTAGCGCTCTCTTTCCCCGACGGGAGTTTTGATGTGGTGTGGTCTATTGAAGCGGGGCCTCATATGTCGGATAAGGCTTTATTTGCTCAAGAGTTATTGCGAGTGTTGAAACCGGGGGGAATTTTGGTGGTGGCGGACTGGAATCAACGAGATGACCGCCAAAAGCCTTTGAATTTCTGGGAAAAGCCTGTCATGCAGCAACTTTTAGACCAATGGGCCCATCCTGCTTTTGCCAGTATTGAAGGGTTTGCTGAAGACCTAGCGGCCACGGGATTGGTGGCAGGTGAAGTCACCACGACGGACTGGACACCCCAAACTCTACCCTCTTGGCTTGATTCGATTTGGCAAGGGGTAGCACGGCCAGAGGGGATTATTCGCTTTGGGGTGACGGGATTGTTGAAGTCTTTGCGGGAAGTTCCCACGTTGTTGTTAATGCGGTTAGCGTTTGGGGCGGGTTTGTGTCGATTCGGGATGTTCCGGGCGGTGCGGGAATAGGGGGAGAGGGGGAGCGGGGGAGCAGGGGAGAATTGATAATTATTCCCGATTCCCGATTCCCGATTCCCGATTCCCGATTCCCGATTCCCGATTCCCTCGTTAAAAACTAAACCGTTTCTGGGACAGCCAGGCCAAAAACGCGCCTAGGGTTTCTGCGAGGGTGGTGATTAAACGATAAACGGCGACGGTGGCTAGGATGACGCTGGGACTCCATTGGGGCTGTAGGAGGGAGAGCATGGTGGCTTCAAAAATCCCAATCCCACCGGGGGCGCCAGGGATAACTAAACCCAGCAGCCAAGCTAGACAAAAACTGCTGATGAGCAGAGGGAGTTGGTCTGGGGTGAGGGGGTGAAAGACGAACAGGGTGAGGAGAAAACCACTACTCCGGAGGAGGAGAAAAATGAGTTCTCCGGCAAGGGGTTTGAGGGGGTAGTGAGTGATGGTGGGGAGGGAATATCCGGCTTGGGGGACTCCTTTGAGACGGCCTTTGATTTGGGAGGCTGCCCGCAGAAGGGGGTTAAGAAAGCGGGGGTGAATGGCAATGAGAAGCCCTGTGAGAATGGGGAGTTGGAGGGCAAGGTAAAGGTTGGGACGGAGGAGGAGGGTCAACAGGAGGGCGGCTGCGACCATGAGTAGGGGTTCTAGGAGGACGCTAAGGGTGGCAATGGCTAGGGGGACATTTTGCCGTTGGGCTGCCACGACACGACCGTAAAAATGCCACACATTGCCGGGGAGGTATTTGGCTAAATTGGTCAGGAGATAGACCCGGATGCTCCATTGCGCTGTGACGGGATATTGTAGGGTTTTGAGAATCCACCCCCACACCCAACCGGACCAAATATGAGCGAGGAGGGTTAGGAAGAGGGCGATCGCCAATTTTAACCCACTCCCTCTCTCTACTTCTAAGGTGAGAACTTCTGACCAGTGGGTACTCAGGGTTTGCAACAGGAAAAACCCCACCCCCCCCATAACCAGCCAGCGCAGGTAAGGTTTAAGACGAGGATAGAGGGATTGAGTCAGCCATTTCATTGAAAACTTTGGGCCTGAAACCCCGCCCTTTCGACTTTGCTCAGGACAAGCCTTTTAGGGCGGCTTGAATTTAAATCTTAGCCCTTTCACAAAATATGTGCTAGAATGCGGCACTTGGAAAGAGCCTATTCTTACCCTACACCTGAACAAGAGTCGCTATTGTAGCGCACTTTGGGCTGTGTAAGATTGGTTGTCCAAATTAATTGTCCCAATTGTGGATCTCACCATGACCGTGATATTAACGCGAGTGAAACGATTTTGGGGTTAAGCTGCCTGGGTCGGAAGAGGTTATCGGGGATGTCCCTAAAAAGATATCTAGAGCCTCCCGTAGAAGCAGGAAAGCCTCATAGTGATATGGGGAAGCCCGCACCGTACCCCTAGGGTCGGTGTCGGGAGGATGTCACGAATTTCCGTCCGTTCACGGCGGTGAGGGTATCAAGAAAAGATGGAACAAGACGCTTGTTAAGAAAAAACTTATGTATTTATTGATTCCGGCGGCGGGTATGGGGCGACGAATGGGCAGTAGTCGCAATAAACTATTACTGTCCTTGTTAGGGCAACCGTTGCTGGCTTGGACGTTGAAGGCAGCCGAAGCGTCTCAATCGATTACTTGGATTGGGATTATGGGACAGCTTTATGATTTTGATGAGTTTAAGGCGATCGCAGAATCCCTAAAACTCACCAAACCTCTCCAGTTCATTCAAGGAGGAGAAACCCGCCAAGATTCGGTTTATAACGGTTTACAAGGCCTTCCTGAACGAGCAGATCGGGTCTTAATTCACGAC contains the following coding sequences:
- a CDS encoding methyltransferase domain-containing protein, encoding MFNLVLITLAVLLFALFFGLAIYLFFPRKYQSTDSVANSYDDWTNDGILEFYWGEHIHLGHYGSPPQRKDFLKAKEDFVHEMVRWGGLEGLPAGTTVLDVGCGIGGSSRILAQDYGFAVTGVTISPQQVKRAQELTPPGLMAQFQVDDALALSFPDGSFDVVWSIEAGPHMSDKALFAQELLRVLKPGGILVVADWNQRDDRQKPLNFWEKPVMQQLLDQWAHPAFASIEGFAEDLAATGLVAGEVTTTDWTPQTLPSWLDSIWQGVARPEGIIRFGVTGLLKSLREVPTLLLMRLAFGAGLCRFGMFRAVRE
- a CDS encoding lysylphosphatidylglycerol synthase domain-containing protein, producing MKWLTQSLYPRLKPYLRWLVMGGVGFFLLQTLSTHWSEVLTLEVERGSGLKLAIALFLTLLAHIWSGWVWGWILKTLQYPVTAQWSIRVYLLTNLAKYLPGNVWHFYGRVVAAQRQNVPLAIATLSVLLEPLLMVAAALLLTLLLRPNLYLALQLPILTGLLIAIHPRFLNPLLRAASQIKGRLKGVPQAGYSLPTITHYPLKPLAGELIFLLLRSSGFLLTLFVFHPLTPDQLPLLISSFCLAWLLGLVIPGAPGGIGIFEATMLSLLQPQWSPSVILATVAVYRLITTLAETLGAFLAWLSQKRFSF